The following nucleotide sequence is from Drosophila simulans strain w501 chromosome 3L, Prin_Dsim_3.1, whole genome shotgun sequence.
TCAGCGTCAACTGGTGGAATCATGAGCCTAATGATTGGTTTCAGTGTAATATTCCTCGCTGAGATAATATAcatcattttgtttgtttcaaCATTGTTGCTTATATTAATATTCTGAAtcagtaaataaaataaacaactttGAATGTgtcacaaaatctaaattactttTCGACATGTAAAAGAATGTAAGTAAATAgaatgaaacaaaaataccGCACAACGGTCATACAAAGCCGATATTTTAGTGCCGATAGCTCAGGCAGCACAGCACCTGGCAACCCTGGGGAACTACAGTTCAGTGGCAAAGTGACAAgcaaaaatacgaaaatggTTCTGGAGAGTACTATGATATggtaaattattgttttttgagCAATACGAAGAGCTTCCGCGAGTTTTTCCGTATTGCCTGCAATGGCATACGGTCTGGCACTCATAAATTGCACTTTTTCAGCTTTGATAACAGCGACTACCAGCGCAACGGAGACTACTTTCCAACCCGTCTCAACGTCCAGAAAGATGGCATCAATCTGGTCTGCCTGACCAAGCTGCGTTCCAATCCCGAGAACAATGTGGGCCTGATGACTCTGTCCAAGTGAGTGTTGAGCTGTCTGTGCCCATGCCACACATTCATTGTGTCTTTGTTTATCCCTCAGCACCGTAGAAGTGCTGGCCACTCTTACTAGCGATGTAGGGCGTATTTTCTCAAAGATGCATCTGGTTCAGCCGAAGGGCGAGATAAACCTCCTGACCGGAATCCGAATTGCCCATCTGGTGCTAAAGCATCGCCAAGGCAAGAACCACAAGATGCGCATCGTGGTCTTTGTGGGCTCCCCCATCAATCACGAGGAGGGCGATCTAGTGAAGCAAGCCAAGCGCCTCAAGAAGGAGAAGGTCAACGTAGACATAGTTAGCTTCGGCGAtcatggcaacaacaacgagacTCTCACAGCATTCATCAACGCGCTAAACGGCAAGGACGGCACCGGCTCCCATTTGGTCAGCGTACCTCGGGGATCCGCTTTGTCGGATGCCCTGTTGTCGTCACCCATCATCCAGGGCGAGGACGGCTTGGGCGGAGCTGGTCTGGGCGGCAACGTCTTCGAATTCGGTGTAGATCCAAACGAGGACCCCGAACTGGCTCTCGCCTTGCGTGTGTCTATGGAGGAGCAACGGCAGCGCCAGGAGAGCGAGCAACGTCGTGCCAATCCCGATGGGGCTCCGCCGACTGGCGGAGATGCTGGTGGCGGAGGCGGCGTTTCGGGATCTGGACCTGGAAACGAAGAAAGTGCCGGAGCAGAGAACGAAGCCAACACCGAGGAGGCCATGCTGCAGCGTGCCCTGGCTCTGTCCACCGAAACACCCGAGGACAACTTGCCGGACTTCGCTAACATGACTGAGGAGGAACAGATTGCCTTCGCTATGCAGATGTCCATGCAGGATGCTCCCGACGACACTGTTACCCAGCAAGCAAAGCGCCCAAAGACGGACGAGGCGAACGCCCCCATGGACGTGGACGAAGACTATTCGGAGGTGATCGGGGACCCGGCCTTCTTGCAGAGCGTGCTGGAGAATCTACCTGGTGTTGATCCCCAGTCGGAGGCGGTGCGCGATGCTGTCGGTTCACTcaacaaggacaaggacaaaAAGAGCGACGGCAAGGACTCgcagaaaaaataaaccgCATCTATGATTATATCTAATAAGCTCGTTTAAAGCATTTGTATGCCCATTAAAATCATTTGTAGCCCTCTTTCAAATTATGCTtcaagtgaaaatatataaacaaatacacaCGAAATGCTGCTGACTTAATTGACTTTCATTTGCTGAATgcctaataataatattctagTCCTGATAGTACCCCGACATCGTCGAGATGTCTTCATACGAAGATGGCCTGGTCGACTCGACTAAGGATGTTTATTAGGAAAGCATACGCATAAAGCTTCTTCTAACCGGTTACATACAATTTAACGACTCtagtacatatgtaaattggATTAGTGAGCTGAAGGTCTCTTATTGGCCAGTTTTTGGAGTTAAACCCTGAAGAATTTAAAACATCAAGAACTCGGGCTTTTTTAGAGTCCACTTTACACTTGGTGTACTGGGTTTTGTACAATGTCAGTACCGTATATCAGTCAGGCTTCAATTAAGGCACACTTTTACTTACAGCATGACCAacgataaataataaattaagtttgtGGCTCAATGCACTATAGTTTATTTCCCCATAGCAAGGGCACTATTGATGTATTGATGCTCTCTACTTTACAAGCGTATTAACTATGTGTGGTCTCGTATGCAGATTACTTGTCGCCCTTGTAGTCCCGGATGTGGTAGAGCACCCAGGCGGGAATGAACAAGGATGCAGCGCACATGCCGCCGCCGAGGATCACCTTCTCCTGTAATGCAAAAAGCAAGTGAAGGATGAGTTTTTCGTTTTGGGAATCAAATCCTGGTTATGCAACCAGCTCAAACTTACGGCGGTGGAGATGCGCTGGGTCGGAGGTCCAGAGACGACCGACTGGCAACGGCTCTGCATGGCGCTACGCATAGCGGGGACCAGGAGGCGGGCAGCGCTGTTTTGGAACATTTTCACAaacttttttgcaaaataCGATGGCGTAAAATCAATGCTGTAAGGTTAGAATGCTTCTTCTTAACGATTTGTCATTCGCCCTTCTGTAGAGATGGTCTTTCGCAAAGCACAGCTATCGCAAGTCAACCCGAACATGTAGGGTGTTTCTGGTGCAGacaaattgtttacaaataatttatttataatgttCTTATTAACCTAGAAGAAATGAATTAAATCGATCATGTTACTCAATGTCGGTATGGTGACAATGGGTGCAATCAGTCTAATTAGTACAAAAACTTCCTTTTTTGATTAACATATAGCTTTACTTGTAATGTATAGGGTAATTTCATGGAACATAGTTGACACTATTTATAATATTGTACGTTTTATAATTGTGATAAGCATATACAAATTCTTTGCACCCAATTTCTTTGTAAATATACATAAGCAAGGACAAAAAGGATAGTCCTATAACCGACTTACGAAAATAATATATCTGTTTTAATCCTTAATTTTCAAATCGGGAATGGATAAACATATgtagcaaaaaataaaacaaaaaattaaatataacgGGAAAAGAAGCCAGGTAAGGCGGTCCAGGGTGACCATTTCGTGCCTTCGGAAACATGCGATAGTCGCGCACGGTCCCACTGCTGCATGGGACATGTCCGTCATGTGATATTCGTTGCTCGAGAAAAAGTTCGGTGATCGCTTTGtccacctttttattttttatttgcccaaaGCACTTTGCGTCGATCCTAGAGCCTGCAAAATGGTATCCGAGTGGGTGGCACCAATTGTAATCACCAGCATTTGGGCCTTTATTGGCATCATCTGCCCCTTTTTCGCCCGAGGACCCAACAGGGGGTAAGCAAATCTGTTTACCCAACTTTAGTCTTGAGTAGCTTTGCAACCAACTAATTAAACTATTTTGCAGGGTGACTCAATGCTGCCTGATGCTCACCGCAGCAACTTGCTGGCTGTTGTAAGTACATGTGTATAAAAGTGCAGCTAAACGATTGGTTTAGTTGGACTAGACCGAGGACTTGCTACCTATCAAAACGCTTATAAATGCCTCTTTTCCTTGCAGCTGGCTGTGCTGCTACATGACGCAGCTGAACCCCCTGATTGGACCCAAACTAAGCATGAACGAAATCATGATCATGGCCCGTGAGTGGGGCAATGAGATCAAGGACACTATGGCTGTCACCGTCTAATGTCTGTCACCCTAATGTATTCGTTTCActtgttttgttattgtttcttTATCCCGGATGTTCCGACATTCTGTattattaatttccatttactGTTCgaagcataaaataaattgtaatcgCGATCACGCTCTGGGCAAACACGTTGTAGAAAATCATAGATAAACAACATATTTGTATACTTTGTACGCGCAAAGATGTAAACTTAGCCttgactttttggccaagcaTTCCCAATAATCGAGTGTCTTAAAATGAAGATTGAAACctaaaataaagtatatttacacaattttgTGTTCAATAAGTAACGTGACTGCTTTAAAAACTGTAATGCTGACTACAGACTTAGAGGTAACCATGTTTCCTAGGTGAAGCCTTGCCAAATACGAAAACTAAACGGCTAAAAGGATCCTTAATGGTTAGGATCCCAAGCATAACGGAGGCAATCTTTAGCCTGCAGGTGCCACGTGCCTGTGTCACATTCCTGACAAGGACAAAAAACTGCTAACGGATTTCCAGGATCGGCCTGTACTTTTGCATAAGACTCACAATATCTTGCAGAGATCTTCGATTAAAGAGAAACTTTGTTGAGTCATACAACGATAGTCATGCCATCTCTACTTTCGACGACTGCATGTCCTGGCTTCTTTTGCCGTTGTCGaaaaagtttcaattataTGTTAGGGACAAATCAAAatctttataataatttataaaatcgGTAGAGCTCTCAGTAATGGACCCTGGTACATGAGAAGTACAGACATTGAAAGAGATCTTAAAATCTCTAAAATCCCTAATTTTTGTCGGTCACTGAATAAATGAttaatttactatttttcCCCGCAAAAAGTCTGATTtggaaaaaactaaaaagacaCCTCCCAAATGATCATCAGTCGGGACATATATAAGATCTAAGTTAATATGAATTCAAATTCGAACCAAAAAGTATTGATGTAAAATCTTTTGTACCTACATGTCATCGAATCGGAAATTTTGCATTCTGTTAAAGCTGCCACATAGGTagcaaaatatgaaaacagagaattaatacatttttttaatctGACGAGCTTAAACTTTTCCCATTctaagttttatatatttttttattaaccaATTAAATGATTTGACATGTACATACTCTGCACTATTAAAAACATTCTACTGATATTCTACCtagcaaataaacttttaaaaataagacGCGTTGCATAGTTTTCGGCGCAACCTTATAATAATATAGTAGTAGATAACAAAATAAAGGTGCCTTTTGTTTGGGATACTGAAATTTCGATGACAtatctttataaatattcaataatacCATTTAAAccacaaaagttaaaaaaaataaacttacgTATGTATATCAAATaatttctttcttgtttttacttCCTTAAATGAAAAGCAGGGTTATATAAGCGTGTCCGACACTATAAAGTGTCTATGCTATGCCAACCAACTTCTCCCCGCACTACCTAAGTGAGAGGTATCTGTTAGTCGAGCGTATCTATTGTGACtctttttataataaatattatattttatttttgttatattataaTCAAAagacaaatttataaaactttCTCACTaatagactgtttttgggACTAGCCCTTCTGCTTAAAAAATTTTGGCCACCCTCAAAAGCCGCAAAAGGCTGCCGCGCCCACTTCTTCGACTGCCACAGAAAAATGCATCTAAATGTGGATGCAAATACACTACCTTGTGCGCATAAATACGCCTAATTAAATTAACCTATTTACTTTGAATATGAGATTCATTAGAAATAACCTAAATACTTCATACAGTTGTGTTCATATAAAGGACAGATGCGACTATGTGATACCTGTTACTTGCACTAAGTTTTAAATACTTCATTAATATGAGACGAGCACTTAACGTTGGTAAGGTGTTACAAAATGAATACATTtcgaaaatgaatatttttaatacaaacTATGTTGGGAGTGCTTGACAAAAAATTGGAAACCTAAATTTCACACAAATTTTATCTCGGTGTTGAGTTGAtcaataaaaacttaattttttcgTAATAAcctgaaaaaaagaaaaacctattattctagGTAACtggaacttatttaaataaagttatatATTTCCGTTGCACAGTTGCTGAGCACGAGTAGTGAATTTAGCTGCCACCAGAAATATTGTTAAAGAACACtttccaatttgtttggcaacaTGTTAAAGTTTCTTTGGCTTTTACCCATAGTAACTATCGCTATACCTAAAATTACCCAAGCTCAAAGACCGTCTTTTGCTGGCATGAGACCTCCAGGCGGACTCACTCAGAAGGACAAATACGCCCAAACTAAAAATACAGCCGTGGAGAACTTTAATGGAAGTTCAGGACCCAAGGGTACTTCGCAAAAGAAAATTATCAACCTTCCTTATGGAGCACCGCAAAGGCCGCCAATGGGAGTTCCTCTGGTTCATCCCTCCACTCCGGAGGAGTTGTCAGCCTCGTACAGCCCCGTCAACAAAGCTGCTGGATTTCCAACTCAAACTGCCCCAGATAACAGCCGACTTCCCATCGATGCCCGAGGTGACAGGGATTGGGTAAATAGATTGAAGCAGCTGCCCGTGGACCAGCAGCCCTTCTGGCTTGTGAACTATCAAGCAATCGAAGCAATGAGGAACAGTCCCAGACCCAGTGTTGGAAATTATGAATGGCGTGGGAGTTCGTTCGGCGGTTAACGATTTTGAAggtttcataatttttaatttaaacaccATTAGGAATAAAAAGGTTCAGGATGtttattactttattttattttgaattatgcTTGACCtgcaaatataatttcatataattgGCAATACTcaggaaaaaagaagaaaatttaTAAGGGTCGCAAATGaactaaataatttatcaACGGatatatgtacgagtatgAATAATACATAGGTCGACCTACCAATATACTATTTACCAATGTATATACCACCAATAGCTGGTTAATCTTCTGCCTTGGTCACAAATGTTGCAAAGGATATTAGCATTTTCTCTAATAATgttggatttatttttatgtttacgAACAAATCCTTGATAACAAGGTGatatgatttatatttatttttcatttgaaagcTGATGAATGAAAATTGTTCTCTTATCTATTATAACACTTGGAATGCACACTcacaaattacttttaattcgGTGTTATTTTTGTGCACAAAGGTTTATATATACATcgtattaaaatgtttataccTTTATATAAAAAGGGTAagctagattcgttgaaaggTTTGTAATAGATATAGTAGAAGTTTCC
It contains:
- the LOC6739019 gene encoding uncharacterized protein LOC6739019; the encoded protein is MLKFLWLLPIVTIAIPKITQAQRPSFAGMRPPGGLTQKDKYAQTKNTAVENFNGSSGPKGTSQKKIINLPYGAPQRPPMGVPLVHPSTPEELSASYSPVNKAAGFPTQTAPDNSRLPIDARGDRDWVNRLKQLPVDQQPFWLVNYQAIEAMRNSPRPSVGNYEWRGSSFGG
- the LOC6739017 gene encoding uncharacterized protein LOC6739017 gives rise to the protein MFQNSAARLLVPAMRSAMQSRCQSVVSGPPTQRISTAEKVILGGGMCAASLFIPAWVLYHIRDYKGDK
- the LOC6739018 gene encoding V-type proton ATPase subunit e, with amino-acid sequence MVSEWVAPIVITSIWAFIGIICPFFARGPNRGVTQCCLMLTAATCWLFWLCCYMTQLNPLIGPKLSMNEIMIMAREWGNEIKDTMAVTV
- the LOC6739016 gene encoding 26S proteasome non-ATPase regulatory subunit 4, whose translation is MVLESTMICFDNSDYQRNGDYFPTRLNVQKDGINLVCLTKLRSNPENNVGLMTLSNTVEVLATLTSDVGRIFSKMHLVQPKGEINLLTGIRIAHLVLKHRQGKNHKMRIVVFVGSPINHEEGDLVKQAKRLKKEKVNVDIVSFGDHGNNNETLTAFINALNGKDGTGSHLVSVPRGSALSDALLSSPIIQGEDGLGGAGLGGNVFEFGVDPNEDPELALALRVSMEEQRQRQESEQRRANPDGAPPTGGDAGGGGGVSGSGPGNEESAGAENEANTEEAMLQRALALSTETPEDNLPDFANMTEEEQIAFAMQMSMQDAPDDTVTQQAKRPKTDEANAPMDVDEDYSEVIGDPAFLQSVLENLPGVDPQSEAVRDAVGSLNKDKDKKSDGKDSQKK